Proteins encoded by one window of Candidatus Zixiibacteriota bacterium:
- a CDS encoding DUF4398 domain-containing protein produces MIKKAALGLTLVALLAFVGCGKAPDAEMTAAQTASQTAMSAEAEQYAPASYRMAMDTLNAAMAAKTEQDSKFALFRSYGSSKDMFVRAEALSKQAEADAATAKEAMKQEVMTMITNAQAALDSANAVVAKAPVGKGNRAEIELIKTDLVSVAATFQEAQNDFNAGSYMTAKTKLEAVMENANRVASEVANAAAMKSGKM; encoded by the coding sequence ATGATTAAGAAAGCCGCACTCGGTCTCACACTCGTAGCGTTGCTCGCATTTGTTGGTTGCGGCAAGGCTCCCGATGCCGAAATGACCGCCGCGCAAACCGCTTCGCAGACTGCCATGTCAGCCGAAGCCGAGCAGTATGCTCCGGCCTCATACCGTATGGCAATGGACACTTTGAATGCCGCCATGGCCGCCAAGACCGAACAGGATAGCAAATTTGCGCTTTTCCGTTCGTACGGCAGTTCCAAAGATATGTTTGTCCGCGCCGAAGCATTGTCCAAACAGGCCGAGGCCGATGCCGCGACTGCCAAGGAAGCTATGAAGCAGGAAGTCATGACCATGATTACCAACGCCCAGGCTGCTCTTGATTCAGCCAATGCCGTTGTCGCCAAAGCCCCGGTGGGCAAAGGTAACAGAGCAGAAATTGAACTCATTAAAACCGACCTTGTCAGCGTGGCTGCCACCTTCCAGGAAGCTCAGAATGATTTCAATGCCGGAAGCTATATGACCGCCAAGACCAAGCTTGAGGCCGTTATGGAAAATGCCAATCGGGTCGCCAGCGAAGTTGCCAATGCCGCTGCGATGAAGTCAGGAAAGATGTAA
- the ettA gene encoding energy-dependent translational throttle protein EttA: protein MAEQYIYTMAGLNKHYGQKHVLKDIYLSFYPGAKIGIVGSNGSGKSTVLRVMAGIDQEFNGKAELSKGYRAGIVMQEPKLDDSLSVRQTLQSAFSETMKLVADYDKITASLAEPMSDDAMTAAMDKMATLQDKLDAADAWNLDQKLDQASDALCLPDDERVVKTLSGGERRRVALCKALLERPDLLLLDEPTNHLDAETVDWLENQLREYPGTVIIVTHDRYFLDNITKWILELDMGQGIPYEGNYTSWLEQKLGKLAAAEKKESHRGRALERELAWIKMSNKDKHELTRTRLIEYEQLVAREKSSKERDDVSGIQIAPGPELGDKVIEFASVSKGFGGEPLIDDVSFSIPKGAIVGLIGPNGIGKTTLLKLVTGNLKPDSGQVSIGSTVKFAYADQGREALKSGQSLLQEIGEGAEEIMIGKRAIPLRTYLSMFDFKGSDQQKQVTELSGGELNRAYLAKVLKVGGNVVLLDEPTNDLDVNTLRMLEEAIQNFSGCVLAISHDRFFLDRICTHLLVFEGAGQVRWFTGNFRDYEDWRAKELGGKLFENRRNRYRKLVKA from the coding sequence ATGGCGGAACAATATATTTACACGATGGCTGGCCTGAACAAACATTACGGCCAGAAGCATGTCCTCAAAGATATCTATCTCAGTTTTTATCCCGGCGCCAAAATCGGCATCGTCGGCTCAAACGGTTCAGGAAAATCGACCGTCCTGCGAGTCATGGCTGGAATTGACCAGGAATTCAACGGCAAGGCTGAACTCAGTAAAGGGTATCGCGCCGGGATTGTGATGCAGGAGCCTAAACTCGATGACTCGCTCTCGGTTCGCCAGACACTTCAATCGGCTTTTTCCGAGACGATGAAACTGGTGGCCGATTATGACAAAATAACCGCCTCACTTGCCGAACCGATGTCTGATGATGCCATGACTGCCGCAATGGATAAAATGGCGACACTTCAGGATAAACTCGATGCCGCCGATGCCTGGAATTTGGATCAAAAACTTGATCAGGCAAGCGACGCCCTCTGTTTGCCCGATGATGAGCGTGTGGTAAAAACCCTGAGCGGCGGTGAACGCAGGAGAGTCGCGCTGTGCAAGGCGCTCTTGGAACGTCCCGATTTGCTCCTTCTCGATGAACCGACCAACCATCTTGATGCCGAAACGGTCGACTGGCTCGAAAACCAGCTCCGCGAATATCCCGGTACAGTTATCATTGTCACCCATGACCGCTACTTTCTGGATAATATTACCAAATGGATTTTGGAACTCGATATGGGACAGGGGATACCTTACGAAGGAAACTATACTTCATGGTTAGAACAAAAGCTCGGTAAACTCGCCGCGGCTGAGAAAAAAGAAAGTCATCGTGGACGCGCGCTCGAACGCGAGTTGGCCTGGATTAAGATGAGCAACAAAGATAAACATGAGCTTACCCGCACCCGCCTTATTGAGTATGAGCAGTTGGTTGCGCGTGAGAAATCATCAAAGGAACGGGATGATGTTTCCGGGATTCAAATCGCGCCCGGCCCGGAACTCGGCGATAAAGTTATTGAGTTTGCATCAGTCTCCAAAGGGTTCGGCGGAGAGCCGCTGATTGATGATGTGAGTTTTTCAATTCCCAAAGGGGCAATTGTCGGACTTATAGGGCCGAACGGAATTGGCAAAACAACTCTGCTCAAATTGGTAACGGGAAACTTGAAACCTGATTCCGGGCAGGTGTCAATCGGTTCCACGGTTAAATTTGCTTATGCCGACCAAGGCCGCGAGGCCCTCAAATCTGGCCAAAGCCTGTTGCAGGAAATTGGCGAAGGAGCCGAAGAAATTATGATAGGCAAACGAGCAATCCCGTTACGTACTTATCTCTCTATGTTTGATTTCAAAGGTTCTGATCAGCAAAAACAGGTCACAGAACTATCGGGCGGAGAGCTCAACCGCGCCTACCTTGCCAAAGTCCTCAAAGTCGGCGGCAATGTTGTGCTTCTCGATGAACCGACAAATGACCTTGATGTCAATACCCTTCGCATGCTCGAAGAGGCGATTCAAAATTTCAGCGGCTGCGTGCTTGCGATAAGCCACGATCGGTTTTTTCTCGATAGAATCTGCACCCATCTTTTGGTCTTTGAGGGGGCTGGTCAAGTCAGGTGGTTCACCGGCAATTTCCGCGATTACGAAGACTGGCGCGCCAAAGAACTTGGCGGCAAACTCTTTGAAAACCGCAGAAATAGGTATAGGAAACTGGTCAAGGCATAG
- a CDS encoding DinB family protein, whose protein sequence is MFTTVDDFAKSWQNESGKTLKLLQTLTDASLSQAVASNHRTLGRIAWHITTTIPEMMGQAGVKLTKVQGGDPMPPSADMIRKLYDLASKELLSKIKSDWNDGLLHNEDNMYGMQWKRGLTLMILINHEAHHRGQMTVLMRQAGLPVTGAYGPSFEEWGGMGMKPPVI, encoded by the coding sequence ATGTTTACAACAGTCGACGATTTCGCAAAATCATGGCAGAATGAATCTGGCAAAACCCTCAAACTCCTGCAGACGCTGACCGATGCCTCCCTATCGCAAGCTGTCGCTTCAAATCACAGGACACTTGGAAGAATCGCATGGCATATCACAACCACCATTCCTGAAATGATGGGACAGGCCGGAGTTAAGTTGACCAAAGTTCAGGGCGGGGATCCGATGCCGCCAAGCGCGGATATGATCCGCAAACTCTATGACCTTGCCTCAAAAGAATTGCTGTCCAAGATCAAGTCTGACTGGAACGATGGCCTGCTTCACAACGAAGACAACATGTACGGCATGCAGTGGAAACGGGGACTGACGCTCATGATACTTATCAACCACGAAGCCCATCACCGCGGCCAGATGACAGTTCTCATGCGCCAAGCGGGACTGCCGGTGACCGGCGCATACGGGCCATCGTTTGAGGAATGGGGCGGCATGGGGATGAAACCACCGGTGATCTGA
- a CDS encoding ATP-binding protein: protein MSFFSKEFKLDPADIQVFYDVKKFRDNALAHNRRRQGGTPRNERDFATGLASIPKMLAILSAPEDLTSKTHALEVESVPSDIKKTLQDNFDSESQRADSPSAKSVHSKSFQFPQNITWLSQITENRTGSLTDKFVGRKNLMNKIENEVVARHKSSWLFFAPPGFGKSAIAASLFGRLKQPQWQQGQQTIYVAIHYILYNDSLTHEIINMGLSLAKQLSDSLNMPIFSQEEQPHLDSVNIAHWLSDVLKTFSSPERKFIFIVDGIDEAPDGTRSKIIAFLKTIAESGLVTPVILSRDIKEFDCDPDMTLSFTDEEQLKDIFDYVKRELATWRSEEIREQWSNAISKATDGQFIYAKYVVIGVLNDIYLNVEEIEQLPKKLKDLYKRTLDDLGKSHSDGTVFLDHIVPFLSTLLVSEGSVWLDVLVAILEQRGIDARYTQSVISKLRQWLRDYPDSPSHQIELCHKTLHDFLLLDEVISSELTKAHLEWAKYFIENLEEQDHYDQVVTHIQKGGSSDLLMELLGKTDYLKNIAIGKKLRPSHEDEEEEDRVCYPDETVDYFLHFWLPAIEHPIFGEYGGIPSLAGRGVDCSSLVLRFSLFDKLFRYLDKIPGSIINLAQINPRHCEDILPLMGKRQPEYLALRELGVINLPYSFEQTLLNPRPGQGLISGVDRSLRGTSELVTEIRNIEPVESESASAQFYQQYHQLSLLHNLVYAPDCIEYSALVRTITREVIGSIIGCINSDEDPILYKQFYHVHRGEMVLNSDIFQDYWYFVLKRWPDFFFEILTNFEQLSASGRIRTRRRSCDRKWNEYEALKVISWAVVCYLPKPELKDAIVRLSNIFPPSNAYDKIFSSGLDIFRYCFEVSDDELFETIDRLAPGFSDVARVQSSRMWSKLLEGERTDVDFVVLRDSLK from the coding sequence TTGTCATTTTTCAGCAAGGAATTCAAGCTCGATCCGGCCGACATACAAGTTTTCTATGACGTAAAAAAATTCAGGGATAATGCGCTCGCACACAATCGCCGTCGCCAAGGCGGTACCCCTCGAAACGAAAGAGATTTTGCAACTGGTCTAGCCTCAATACCCAAAATGCTTGCAATTCTCTCAGCGCCAGAGGATTTAACTTCTAAGACTCATGCCTTAGAAGTGGAGTCCGTTCCTAGTGATATCAAGAAAACCCTTCAAGATAACTTCGATAGCGAGTCCCAACGGGCTGACTCTCCATCAGCCAAATCGGTCCACTCTAAGTCTTTCCAGTTTCCGCAAAACATTACTTGGCTGAGCCAAATTACTGAGAACCGCACTGGTTCCTTAACCGATAAGTTTGTCGGTCGCAAAAATCTGATGAACAAAATCGAAAACGAGGTGGTAGCCAGACACAAATCTTCATGGTTATTTTTTGCTCCACCTGGTTTTGGGAAATCTGCGATTGCGGCATCTTTGTTCGGGAGACTAAAACAACCACAGTGGCAACAAGGGCAACAAACAATTTATGTCGCCATTCATTATATCCTGTATAATGACAGCCTGACTCACGAGATCATCAATATGGGGCTCAGCCTTGCAAAGCAATTGAGCGACTCATTGAATATGCCTATTTTTTCTCAAGAAGAACAACCACATCTCGATAGCGTTAACATTGCGCACTGGTTGTCTGACGTTCTCAAAACATTCTCTTCGCCGGAAAGAAAGTTTATCTTTATCGTCGATGGGATCGATGAAGCGCCTGATGGGACTAGATCAAAAATCATTGCCTTTCTCAAAACAATAGCCGAGTCGGGATTGGTCACTCCAGTAATTCTTTCGAGAGACATTAAAGAGTTCGACTGTGATCCGGATATGACTTTAAGCTTCACAGATGAGGAACAACTAAAAGATATTTTTGATTACGTGAAACGTGAACTCGCTACCTGGCGTTCCGAAGAAATTCGAGAACAGTGGTCGAATGCAATTTCCAAGGCAACAGATGGCCAATTTATATATGCAAAGTACGTTGTTATTGGTGTTTTGAATGATATTTATCTAAACGTAGAGGAAATCGAGCAACTGCCAAAAAAATTGAAAGACCTGTATAAACGGACTCTTGATGACTTGGGGAAGTCGCACAGCGATGGAACAGTGTTTCTTGATCATATTGTTCCATTTTTGTCGACATTGCTCGTATCCGAAGGTAGCGTATGGTTAGATGTTTTGGTGGCCATACTCGAACAAAGAGGCATAGATGCTCGGTATACGCAATCGGTTATTAGCAAACTAAGGCAATGGTTGCGGGATTATCCCGATTCACCGTCACACCAAATCGAGCTTTGCCACAAGACGCTCCACGACTTCTTGTTATTGGATGAAGTGATCAGTTCAGAGCTTACCAAGGCACATTTAGAGTGGGCAAAGTACTTTATTGAGAATCTTGAGGAACAGGATCATTACGATCAGGTTGTCACACACATTCAAAAGGGCGGCAGTTCCGACCTTCTCATGGAATTACTTGGGAAGACAGATTACCTGAAAAATATTGCCATCGGCAAAAAACTTAGACCCTCGCACGAAGACGAAGAAGAAGAAGATCGAGTGTGTTACCCCGATGAGACGGTCGATTACTTTCTTCATTTTTGGCTCCCAGCTATCGAACATCCTATATTTGGAGAGTATGGAGGAATCCCCTCGTTGGCTGGAAGAGGTGTTGACTGCTCATCACTTGTGCTTCGCTTCAGTTTATTTGATAAATTGTTTCGGTATTTGGACAAGATACCTGGAAGTATAATTAATTTGGCACAAATAAATCCCAGGCATTGTGAAGACATCCTTCCCTTGATGGGAAAACGACAACCTGAATACTTGGCACTTAGAGAATTGGGCGTTATTAACCTACCCTATTCTTTTGAGCAAACGCTCTTGAATCCGCGTCCCGGACAAGGTCTAATTTCAGGGGTGGATCGTTCTTTAAGAGGCACATCCGAACTGGTAACTGAGATTAGAAATATTGAGCCGGTAGAGTCAGAGTCCGCCAGTGCCCAGTTCTATCAACAGTACCACCAGTTGAGCTTGCTTCATAATCTGGTTTATGCACCTGACTGCATCGAATATTCCGCACTCGTTAGAACAATTACTCGAGAGGTAATTGGATCTATTATAGGGTGCATCAATTCGGATGAAGATCCGATATTATATAAGCAATTCTATCACGTCCATCGCGGTGAAATGGTATTGAACTCGGATATTTTTCAAGACTACTGGTATTTTGTTTTGAAACGATGGCCAGATTTTTTCTTTGAGATATTGACGAATTTCGAACAACTTAGCGCCAGTGGCAGAATCCGCACTCGCAGACGGAGTTGTGATAGAAAGTGGAATGAGTACGAGGCTTTGAAAGTCATAAGCTGGGCGGTCGTATGCTACCTACCAAAACCCGAATTGAAGGACGCCATCGTGCGTCTTTCAAACATTTTTCCTCCGTCGAACGCGTATGATAAAATATTCTCAAGTGGTCTCGATATCTTTCGGTATTGTTTTGAAGTAAGCGACGACGAATTATTCGAAACTATAGACCGACTAGCGCCGGGATTCAGCGATGTTGCAAGAGTACAATCCTCGAGGATGTGGTCAAAACTTCTTGAAGGAGAAAGGACAGACGTTGACTTCGTAGTACTGAGAGATTCGCTCAAGTAG
- a CDS encoding tetratricopeptide repeat protein, with product MRLFVSIGTIVLAIAAIFIAPADAIDRISKPNKATMIDPQAEITADSLLKLADSTFQKRDYATALEQYDSAAALARKEFNPSIETEALSQMARMYIGLNRIEEGRPILEKAKIRANQSDQMGWSRYLSVRGRFEWKEDSLPKSRETFMELHEYCRTNNLWARAVDAANMLAIVCEKPEERIDWSRQGIAAAEEGEVPSWLGPLWNNLGATFYEMKAYDSALAAYITSREYHWRHSAERSKLFADYHIGMTYRHLGEYDEAAKWIRPMLAWAERLEDHDAIAQALEEMGEIEIGLGKTKQGVETLKQALKEYRIAGNDKSRPDIFNALVERVKTLE from the coding sequence ATGAGACTTTTCGTGTCCATCGGCACTATCGTATTAGCCATAGCCGCCATATTTATTGCGCCAGCAGATGCAATAGACCGAATATCCAAGCCAAACAAGGCAACTATGATTGATCCACAGGCTGAAATCACTGCCGATTCACTGTTAAAGCTGGCCGACTCGACCTTTCAAAAGCGCGACTATGCGACCGCGCTTGAACAATACGATTCGGCCGCCGCGCTGGCCCGCAAAGAGTTCAATCCGTCAATTGAGACCGAGGCCCTTTCACAGATGGCCCGTATGTATATTGGGCTGAACCGCATTGAAGAAGGCCGACCTATTCTTGAAAAAGCGAAGATTCGGGCCAATCAGAGTGACCAGATGGGCTGGAGTCGGTATTTGAGTGTGCGGGGACGCTTCGAATGGAAAGAGGACAGCCTTCCCAAATCCCGTGAGACGTTTATGGAACTGCATGAATACTGTCGAACCAACAACCTTTGGGCGCGGGCGGTCGATGCCGCAAATATGCTTGCGATTGTCTGCGAGAAACCCGAAGAGCGCATCGATTGGAGCCGACAGGGGATCGCCGCCGCCGAGGAAGGCGAAGTCCCAAGCTGGCTTGGGCCGCTTTGGAATAATCTTGGCGCCACATTTTATGAGATGAAAGCCTATGATAGTGCGCTTGCGGCCTATATCACTTCGCGCGAATACCACTGGCGTCATTCGGCTGAACGCTCGAAACTGTTTGCCGATTATCACATAGGCATGACCTATCGCCATCTGGGGGAATATGACGAGGCCGCAAAATGGATTCGCCCGATGCTGGCTTGGGCGGAGCGGCTGGAAGACCATGATGCCATCGCTCAGGCGCTTGAGGAGATGGGCGAAATTGAGATTGGGCTGGGCAAGACGAAACAGGGTGTTGAGACATTAAAGCAGGCGTTGAAAGAATATAGAATTGCTGGCAATGACAAGTCAAGACCTGATATTTTCAACGCGCTGGTCGAGAGGGTGAAGACGCTGGAGTAG